The following proteins come from a genomic window of Bos mutus isolate GX-2022 chromosome 23, NWIPB_WYAK_1.1, whole genome shotgun sequence:
- the ZKSCAN8 gene encoding zinc finger protein with KRAB and SCAN domains 8, producing the protein MAAESRKSLAPSPPDQVPEEDLVIVKVEEDHGWDQESSLHENNPPGQELFRLRFRKLCYQETLGPREALIQLRALCHQWLRPDLNTKEQILELLVLEQFLTILPEELQTLVKEHQLENGEEVVTLLEDLERQIDILGRPVPARPHGHRVLWEELMHSESAPEPPDTQLQPVAMQHKSAVLQGPHDRAISVSQSPTPSQKGSPRDQEMTATLLTAGFQTLEKIEDMAVSLIREEWLLDSSQKDPSRDNGPENYRNMFSLGGETRNENRELTSKQVISTGIQPHGETAAKCNGDVIGGLEPGEARDLLGSLERQRGNPTQERRHKCDECGKSFAQSSGLVRHWRIHTGEKPYQCNVCGKAFSYRSALLSHQDIHNKVKRYHCKECGKAFSQNTGLILHQRIHTGEKPYQCNQCGKAFSQSAGLILHQRIHSGERPYECNECGKAFSHSSHLIGHQRIHTGEKPYECDECGKTFRRSSHLIGHQRSHTGEKPYKCNECGRAFSQKSGLIEHQRIHTGERPYKCKECGKAFNGNTGLIQHLRIHTGEKPYQCNECGKAFIQRSSLIRHQRIHSGEKSESTGV; encoded by the exons ATGGCAGCAGAATCAAGAAAGTCTTTAGCCCCATCCCCACCAGACCAGGTTCCTGAAGAGGACCTTGTAATTGTCAAGGTAGAGGAAGATCATGGTTGGGACCAGGAATCAAGTCTACATGAAAATAACCCTCCTGGCCAAGAGCTGTTCCGCCTACGCTTCAGGAAGTTATGCTACCAAGAGACACTAGGACCCCGAGAAGCTCTGATCCAACTCCGCGCACTTTGCCATCAGTGGCTGAGGCCAGATTTGAACACCAAGGAGCAGATCCTGGAGCTGCTGGTGCTAGAGCAGTTCTTGACCATCCTGCCTGAGGAGCTCCAGACTTTGGTGAAGGAACATCAGCTAGAGAATGGAGAGGAAGTGGTGACCCTACTGGAGGATTTGGAAAGGCAAATTGATATATTGGGACGGCCG GTCCCAGCTCGTCCACATGGACATAGGGTACTCTGGGAGGAGTTGATGCATTCAGAATCTGCACCGGAGCCTCCAGATACTCAGCTCCAACCTGTGGCAATGCAGCACAAATCTGCAGTTCTCCAAGGGCCACATGATAGAG cCATATCAGTTTCACAGAGTCCTACCCCTTCCCAGAAAGGAAGTCCTCGAGACCAGGAGATGACAGCTACACTGCTTACAGCAGGGTTCCAG ACTTTAGAGAAGATTGAAGACATGGCTGTGTCCCTAATTCGAGAAGAATGGCTTCTTGATTCATCCCAGAAAGATCCGAGTAGAGATAACGGGCCAGAGAATTATAGAAACATGTTCTCCCTGG GTGGTGAGACCAGGAATGAGAACAGGGAATTAACTTCAAAACAGGTAATATCTACTGGAATCCAGCCACATGGAGAGACAGCTGCCAAATGCAACGGGGATGTTATCGGGGGTCTTGAGCCTGGAGAAGCCCGAGACCTTCTGGGCTCATTAGAGAGGCAGCGGGGAAATCCCACCCAAGAGAGACGACATAAATGTGATGAATGTGGGAAGAGCTTTGCTCAGAGTTCAGGCCTTGTTCGTCACTGGAGAATCCACACTGGGGAGAAACCCTATCAGTGTAATGTATGTGGTAAAGCCTTCAGTTACAGGTCAGCCCTTCTTTCCCACCAGGATATCCACAACAAAGTAAAACGCTACCACTGTAAGGAGTGTGGTAAAGCCTTCAGTCAAAACACAGGCCTGATCCTGCACCAGAGAATCCATACTGGGGAGAAGCCATATCAGTGCAATCAGTGTGGGAAAGCTTTCAGTCAGAGTGCAGGCCTTATTCTGCACCAGAGAATCCACAGTGGGGAGAGACCCTATGAATGTAATGAGTGTGGGAAAGCTTTCAGTCATAGCTCACACCTCATTGGACATCAGAGAATCCACACTGGGGAGAAGCCCTATGAGTGTGATGAGTGTGGGAAAACTTTCAGGAGGAGCTCACATCTTATTGGCCATCAGAGAAGCCACACTGGGGAGAAACCCTACAAATGCAATGAGTGTGGGAGGGCCTTCAGTCAAAAGTCAGGCCTTATTGAACATCAGAGAATCCACACTGGAGAAAGACCctataaatgtaaagaatgtgggaaAGCTTTCAATGGGAACACTGGCCTCATTCAGCATCTGAGAATTCACACAGGGGAGAAACCCTATCAATGTAATGAGTGTGGGAAAGCCTTTATTCAGAGGTCAAGTCTTATTCGACATCAAAGAATCCACAGTGGAGAAAAATCTGAATCCACAGGAGTTTAG